Proteins from a genomic interval of bacterium:
- a CDS encoding radical SAM protein encodes MRLVMKFLLVNPWIADTSAYNFWLRPLGLYRLAEWLHERGAEVSLLDCLSPFPAPGKFKKQKLAPSALPEGVPKAFGFYGIGEGEFLRRLEGAGRIDAVLVTSALSYWYPRALRAIELARSRLPGVPVVLGGVYPTLWPAHAEEMSGADYVIRGPLAKNSPKLAEILGLPEEPVREAKKWYELSLHDGAAYGAIRTAEGCPFSCTYCASNLLSEKYKPRKVSDCVEELSALAGFGVREIAFYDDALLVDAKNRFLPLMREVKKRKLPLAFHTPNGLHARFLDSEVAEAMAENNFLTIRLSLETVNEERQSQSGGKVTAPITKAAVENLLKAGIPPERIGVYLLMGLPGQTSEEVEESIRFVKGLGVRPWLAEYSPIPGTPDFDKVLASGLLPPDIDPLWTNNSLYFWKYSGLPVEEAQRLKRLSRM; translated from the coding sequence ATGCGACTTGTTATGAAATTTCTTCTCGTCAACCCCTGGATAGCCGACACCTCGGCTTATAACTTCTGGCTCCGTCCGCTGGGTCTCTACCGGCTTGCCGAGTGGCTCCACGAGCGGGGCGCGGAAGTATCGCTCCTCGACTGCCTTTCCCCTTTCCCCGCGCCGGGCAAGTTCAAAAAGCAAAAACTCGCCCCTTCCGCCCTGCCGGAGGGGGTTCCCAAGGCCTTCGGCTTTTACGGCATCGGCGAGGGGGAGTTTCTGCGAAGGCTGGAGGGGGCGGGTAGAATCGACGCGGTGCTCGTCACCTCGGCGCTGTCTTACTGGTATCCGAGAGCGCTACGCGCTATAGAACTTGCGCGCTCGCGTCTTCCCGGCGTTCCGGTAGTCCTTGGCGGGGTCTATCCAACCCTCTGGCCCGCCCACGCCGAAGAAATGTCGGGAGCGGATTACGTCATTCGCGGGCCTCTGGCGAAAAACAGTCCGAAGCTCGCGGAAATTCTCGGACTTCCCGAAGAGCCGGTGCGCGAAGCGAAAAAGTGGTACGAGCTTTCCCTCCACGACGGCGCGGCCTACGGCGCAATCCGCACCGCCGAGGGCTGCCCCTTTTCCTGCACCTACTGCGCCTCGAATCTGCTTTCGGAAAAGTACAAACCGAGAAAAGTTTCAGACTGCGTTGAAGAACTGAGCGCCCTCGCCGGGTTCGGCGTCAGGGAGATAGCCTTTTATGACGACGCGCTGCTGGTAGACGCAAAAAACCGCTTTCTGCCGCTGATGAGGGAGGTAAAGAAGAGAAAGCTCCCCCTCGCCTTCCACACCCCCAACGGCCTCCACGCCCGCTTTCTCGACTCCGAAGTGGCCGAGGCGATGGCCGAAAACAACTTCCTCACTATTCGCCTCAGCCTCGAAACCGTCAACGAAGAACGCCAGAGCCAGAGCGGGGGCAAAGTCACCGCGCCGATAACGAAAGCAGCGGTCGAAAACCTCCTGAAGGCCGGAATACCGCCCGAAAGAATCGGCGTCTACCTCCTCATGGGCCTCCCAGGCCAGACAAGCGAAGAGGTGGAGGAATCGATACGCTTCGTCAAAGGACTCGGCGTCCGCCCCTGGCTCGCCGAATACTCCCCCATCCCCGGAACCCCCGACTTTGACAAAGTCCTCGCCTCCGGCCTCCTCCCGCCCGATATAGACCCCCTCTGGACAAACAACTCCCTCTACTTCTGGAAATACAGCGGCCTGCCGGTCGAAGAAGCCCAGCGGCTGAAGAGGCTGTCTAGAATGTAG
- a CDS encoding sigma-54-dependent Fis family transcriptional regulator has translation MMPQKRILFIDDEEGMCRMVEAVLSDAGYKVTSYTKAEEAIRAYKPGKYDLVVTDVKMPVMDGLEVLSRIKAQEPAPPVIVITAYATLETSIHALRKGAYDMLTKPFEPEELLHRIKNALRQKQLLAENSELKKELAGQREIIGESRALHGVLETAAKIAERDLPVLISGESGTGKELVARAIHARSPRRDGPFVAINCGALPASLLEAELFGAKKGAYTGAESERVGLVQSADGGTLLLDEAGNLPENVQKVLLRFLQEKEFYRVGDSVPTKVDVRLLAATNADLAAEVKAGRFREDLYYRLAVVRIQMPPLRDRKEDIPLLAAHFIKEQNLIFSTSVKGLSPEAREAMMEFDWPGNVRQLKNVIEGAMALESGDYLEAEALSQFIPVPERPCETGSDYLCALERFEKEYFAEMLKLSGDNVEEAAERAGVNLATFYRKMKRYGLKRKREAG, from the coding sequence ATAATGCCGCAAAAAAGGATTCTCTTCATCGACGACGAAGAGGGCATGTGCCGCATGGTTGAGGCCGTGCTCTCCGACGCCGGTTACAAGGTCACCTCCTACACCAAAGCCGAGGAGGCGATAAGGGCCTACAAGCCCGGCAAATACGACCTCGTCGTCACCGACGTCAAGATGCCCGTCATGGACGGCCTCGAAGTCCTTTCCCGCATAAAGGCCCAGGAACCGGCCCCTCCGGTCATCGTCATCACCGCCTACGCCACCCTTGAGACCTCCATACACGCCCTCCGCAAGGGCGCCTACGACATGCTCACCAAGCCCTTCGAGCCCGAAGAGCTTCTGCACAGGATAAAAAACGCCCTCCGGCAAAAGCAGCTTCTGGCTGAAAACAGCGAGCTGAAAAAGGAGCTGGCGGGGCAGCGCGAGATAATAGGGGAGTCGCGCGCCCTTCACGGAGTCCTCGAAACCGCCGCCAAAATCGCCGAAAGGGACCTTCCCGTGCTCATCTCCGGCGAGTCGGGAACGGGAAAGGAACTTGTGGCGAGGGCTATTCACGCAAGGTCGCCGCGCAGGGACGGTCCTTTCGTCGCCATAAACTGCGGAGCCCTTCCCGCCTCCCTTCTGGAAGCCGAGCTTTTCGGCGCGAAGAAGGGGGCTTACACCGGGGCCGAGAGCGAAAGAGTGGGGCTGGTGCAGTCCGCCGACGGCGGCACTCTCCTGCTGGACGAGGCGGGAAACCTCCCCGAGAACGTCCAGAAGGTCCTCCTCCGCTTCCTGCAGGAAAAGGAGTTCTACCGGGTGGGCGACAGCGTCCCCACCAAGGTGGACGTGCGCCTCCTCGCAGCCACCAACGCCGATCTCGCGGCGGAGGTAAAGGCCGGGCGCTTCCGCGAAGACCTCTACTACCGCCTCGCCGTGGTCAGGATACAGATGCCGCCGCTGCGCGACCGGAAAGAAGACATCCCCCTGCTCGCCGCCCACTTCATAAAGGAGCAGAACCTCATCTTCTCGACCTCGGTGAAGGGGCTCTCCCCCGAGGCGAGAGAGGCGATGATGGAGTTCGACTGGCCGGGGAACGTGCGACAGCTAAAGAACGTCATAGAGGGCGCGATGGCGCTGGAGAGCGGGGATTACCTCGAAGCGGAGGCCCTTTCCCAGTTCATCCCCGTCCCCGAGCGCCCCTGCGAGACCGGTTCGGATTATCTTTGCGCGCTGGAGCGCTTCGAGAAAGAGTACTTCGCCGAGATGCTCAAGTTATCCGGCGACAACGTCGAAGAAGCCGCCGAGCGCGCCGGAGTCAACCTCGCCACCTTCTACCGCAAGATGAAGAGGTATGGGCTTAAACGGAAGAGGGAAGCCGGTTAG
- a CDS encoding HAMP domain-containing protein translates to MKRLRKFTLKIQLLLMILPLVLGGVILVGFAVGAISSSLAYQGVTKASRDDLGHLAQFSVDLLNSHYNQFEVYQEDKKNTARKDLSTLVNVAVSIVEGKNGESKKGGVSLAAARKEAAKALKEISVGQSGYVYVMNSRGDLLVHIAQEGQNIYDSTDENGRYFIREMCQRALSSGKGEVLTIEYPWKNTVLGDKAPRKKLVAYRYYAPWDWIVAAGSYVDETYEDAAFEKRAFEELKDTLKKKGVGTTGYIYAVDKKGIAVIHPFREGESLIDQTDHHGGYFIREMLEKKSGWIEYPWQNEGDPAPRMKIVRYEYFKPWDWVVAVGSYENEFLHDAEVISSRVIFITFVAVGLAALLCVLLVYMASLSFTMPIVKMTQIIRRVHGNMFGGRMDETGSDELSELARAYNRMTDALGKHMEMEATLAQQGKMASLGVLSSGVAHEINNPLGVILGYAAYLENKLDPGDPNFKYVQEIKREAKRSKKIVQDLLSYARAPRPAFETVEIPELLNQIADFASNHSDMAGVVIVRHFDSGLPAITADADHLKQVAINVILNAGAAMKGNGTMTISAQMADEGKVRIIFEDTGPGIDPEVLPKIFEPFFTTRQSGTGLGLSITKQIIDRHHGAIEVESEAGRGTRVIITLPVRQEDF, encoded by the coding sequence ATGAAACGGCTTAGAAAATTCACTTTAAAAATACAACTCCTCCTGATGATTCTCCCTCTGGTGCTCGGGGGGGTCATACTCGTCGGCTTCGCGGTGGGCGCGATATCCTCCTCGCTCGCCTATCAGGGAGTAACCAAGGCCTCCCGCGACGACCTCGGCCATCTGGCCCAGTTCTCCGTAGACCTCCTCAATTCCCACTACAACCAGTTCGAGGTCTATCAGGAGGACAAGAAAAACACCGCCCGCAAGGATCTTTCAACCCTCGTCAACGTCGCCGTCTCGATTGTCGAGGGTAAAAACGGCGAGAGCAAAAAAGGGGGGGTCTCCCTCGCAGCCGCCAGGAAGGAAGCCGCGAAGGCCCTCAAGGAGATAAGCGTAGGTCAGTCCGGCTACGTCTACGTTATGAACTCCAGAGGCGACCTTCTGGTCCACATAGCCCAGGAGGGGCAGAACATCTACGATTCAACGGATGAAAACGGAAGGTATTTCATCCGGGAGATGTGCCAGAGGGCGCTTTCGTCGGGCAAAGGGGAGGTCCTTACGATCGAGTACCCCTGGAAAAACACGGTGCTCGGCGACAAGGCGCCGAGAAAGAAGCTGGTCGCCTACCGCTACTACGCTCCCTGGGACTGGATTGTGGCGGCGGGCTCCTACGTTGACGAGACCTACGAGGACGCGGCTTTTGAAAAGCGCGCCTTCGAGGAACTGAAGGATACCCTCAAGAAGAAGGGCGTGGGCACGACCGGCTACATTTACGCCGTGGACAAGAAGGGAATCGCGGTTATCCACCCCTTCCGCGAAGGGGAATCTCTCATCGACCAGACCGACCACCACGGCGGCTACTTCATACGCGAGATGCTGGAGAAAAAATCCGGGTGGATCGAGTACCCCTGGCAGAACGAGGGAGACCCGGCCCCGAGGATGAAGATAGTCCGGTACGAGTATTTCAAGCCCTGGGACTGGGTCGTGGCCGTCGGCTCCTACGAGAACGAGTTTCTGCACGACGCCGAGGTCATTAGCAGCAGGGTGATCTTCATCACCTTCGTGGCGGTGGGACTGGCGGCGCTGCTCTGCGTCCTTCTCGTTTATATGGCCTCGCTCTCCTTCACCATGCCGATAGTGAAGATGACCCAGATAATAAGGCGGGTTCACGGGAACATGTTCGGCGGTAGAATGGACGAGACGGGAAGCGACGAGCTCTCGGAGCTGGCCAGGGCGTACAACCGCATGACCGACGCCCTCGGCAAGCATATGGAGATGGAGGCCACCCTCGCCCAGCAAGGGAAGATGGCTTCTCTCGGCGTGCTCTCCTCCGGCGTCGCCCACGAGATAAACAACCCTCTCGGGGTCATACTCGGTTACGCGGCCTACCTCGAAAACAAGCTCGACCCCGGCGATCCCAATTTCAAATACGTGCAGGAGATAAAAAGGGAGGCCAAGCGCTCCAAAAAGATAGTGCAGGATCTCCTCAGCTATGCACGGGCCCCCCGTCCGGCCTTCGAGACGGTCGAGATTCCCGAGCTTCTCAATCAGATAGCCGATTTCGCCTCGAACCACTCGGACATGGCCGGAGTGGTGATCGTGAGGCACTTCGATTCCGGCCTGCCCGCGATAACAGCCGACGCCGACCATTTGAAACAGGTGGCGATAAATGTAATATTGAACGCCGGGGCGGCGATGAAGGGCAACGGCACCATGACTATCTCCGCCCAGATGGCCGACGAGGGGAAGGTCAGGATAATCTTCGAGGATACCGGCCCCGGCATAGACCCGGAAGTCCTCCCGAAGATATTCGAGCCCTTCTTCACCACAAGGCAGAGCGGCACGGGGCTTGGCCTTTCGATAACAAAGCAGATAATCGACCGCCACCACGGGGCCATAGAGGTAGAGAGCGAGGCCGGAAGGGGGACCAGAGTGATAATCACCCTGCCGGTAAGGCAAGAGGACTTCTAG
- a CDS encoding NUDIX hydrolase: MSNKFELIQKRLVYENKWIEVYDDIVSCPNGCNGTYIRIKYHDNPVGVVVLPRLPDGRMLLIRVNRYATGGSFWEFPRGGGRKDELPEVSANRELTEETTLVAEKFEHLGFQYPDNAIVMTMVAVFIAHLPTDAEKLLYVKSDEAIIEGKFLNFNEIISMVRQGTITDGFTLSALALYQALMPNSSNAY; encoded by the coding sequence ATGAGCAACAAATTTGAATTGATTCAGAAGCGGCTTGTATATGAGAACAAATGGATAGAAGTATACGATGACATTGTTTCATGCCCTAACGGATGCAATGGAACATACATACGTATAAAATACCACGATAACCCCGTGGGAGTGGTTGTCCTGCCACGGCTACCAGACGGGCGTATGCTACTTATCAGGGTTAATAGGTATGCCACTGGTGGTTCCTTTTGGGAATTCCCTCGTGGCGGGGGTCGTAAGGATGAATTACCTGAGGTATCTGCCAATAGAGAATTAACCGAAGAAACTACACTTGTGGCGGAAAAATTTGAACATTTAGGATTCCAGTACCCCGACAATGCCATAGTGATGACAATGGTAGCTGTCTTTATAGCGCATCTTCCTACTGATGCAGAGAAACTATTATACGTCAAGTCTGACGAAGCCATCATAGAGGGAAAGTTTCTAAATTTTAATGAAATTATTTCAATGGTTCGGCAGGGAACAATCACTGATGGTTTTACATTAAGTGCGTTGGCACTCTATCAGGCTCTGATGCCAAATTCGAGTAATGCATACTGA
- a CDS encoding HD domain-containing protein, producing the protein MKFDAARLRLEGPGLRGVAEVKAALELLGAGEVYLVGGALRDLALGSLSSRPDLDFALERPDLTLASRVAKALGGSAFVLDEGEGAYRVAWEGGFADLVALRAPTIEEDLRKRDFTLNALALNLRTGELLDPLGGLAALEKSILIPCSPESMKDDPLRALRAYRFAAAGNFTFSEGTARQIKNVLPLLKPGSGAVSPERIRDELFKTFTGSYLKTALKMMEEQGALFALFPFTEKWKGLDQGDYHRFDLLEHSLRAAGFARETAESLGEGREWLASHLEELHEQSITRFSLLVFACLFHDIGKPSTRTVEHSGRVRFLTHDTQGARLVQKTLSNLRAGKKTARAAERLVAGHMRLFSLAHQEKPTLRSRMKFLRDLGDETPEAIILSLCDELATGGEDSAYTALGRTGEEILELWLIEKKAPQKSGPLLLGRDLLELGIAAGPEVGRILRAVGEAEAEGEISTREEALSLVRNIHEN; encoded by the coding sequence TTGAAGTTCGACGCCGCCCGTCTTCGACTGGAAGGACCCGGCCTGAGGGGTGTCGCAGAGGTAAAAGCGGCTCTCGAACTCCTTGGCGCGGGCGAGGTTTACCTCGTTGGCGGCGCTCTGCGCGACCTGGCGCTGGGGAGCCTTTCAAGCCGTCCCGACCTCGACTTCGCCCTTGAGCGCCCCGATTTAACTCTTGCCTCACGAGTGGCGAAAGCGCTGGGGGGCAGCGCTTTCGTGCTCGACGAGGGGGAGGGGGCCTACCGCGTGGCCTGGGAGGGAGGTTTCGCCGACCTCGTAGCCCTTCGCGCCCCTACCATAGAGGAAGACCTCCGCAAGAGGGATTTTACCCTCAACGCCCTTGCGCTGAATCTCAGGACCGGAGAACTGCTCGATCCGCTGGGGGGGCTGGCGGCGCTTGAAAAAAGTATTCTGATTCCCTGCTCCCCCGAGTCCATGAAGGACGACCCCCTACGGGCTCTTCGTGCCTACCGCTTCGCCGCCGCCGGAAATTTCACCTTCTCCGAAGGGACGGCAAGGCAGATAAAGAATGTTTTGCCCCTGCTAAAACCGGGGTCGGGCGCGGTTTCACCCGAGAGGATACGGGACGAGCTTTTCAAGACCTTCACGGGCTCCTACCTTAAGACGGCGCTCAAAATGATGGAGGAGCAGGGAGCCCTTTTCGCGCTTTTCCCCTTCACCGAAAAATGGAAAGGACTCGATCAGGGCGACTACCACCGGTTCGACCTCCTCGAACACTCCCTTCGCGCCGCCGGTTTCGCCCGCGAAACGGCGGAGAGTCTCGGCGAGGGCAGGGAGTGGCTGGCCTCGCATCTCGAAGAACTTCACGAGCAGTCTATAACCCGCTTTTCCCTCCTCGTCTTCGCCTGCCTCTTCCACGACATCGGAAAGCCCTCGACCCGCACCGTCGAGCACTCCGGCAGGGTGAGATTCCTGACCCACGACACCCAGGGCGCCAGACTTGTCCAAAAAACCCTCTCGAACCTCCGCGCGGGAAAAAAGACGGCGCGGGCTGCGGAGCGGCTCGTGGCCGGGCACATGAGGCTCTTTAGCCTCGCCCATCAGGAAAAGCCGACCCTGCGCTCGCGCATGAAATTCCTCCGGGACCTGGGCGACGAGACCCCCGAGGCGATAATCCTCTCCCTTTGCGACGAACTCGCCACAGGCGGTGAGGACTCGGCTTACACCGCTCTCGGGCGGACGGGAGAAGAAATTCTGGAGTTATGGCTTATAGAGAAAAAAGCGCCGCAAAAGAGCGGACCGCTTCTCCTGGGCAGGGACCTTCTTGAGCTGGGAATCGCTGCAGGACCGGAGGTAGGAAGGATACTTAGAGCAGTGGGAGAAGCGGAAGCCGAAGGGGAAATATCTACTAGGGAGGAGGCGCTTTCACTTGTCCGAAACATTCATGAGAATTGA
- a CDS encoding Rne/Rng family ribonuclease, with protein MPSQMYINVRNEEESRIAILENGLLEELSVETASDDTIEGNIYKGKIDRVVPGLEAAFVDYGREKNGFLAFSEINSEYFQGGDRKPENLLRGQEVMVQVKKGEIGDKGAALTTYVSIPGRYLVLMPQISKRGVSKQILDAKIRDSLKKTIDEAGMPEDMGYIVRTAAGDQNKEEIQRDVSFMLRVWKKISEIYESTRPPAILYRESDLVIRTIRDYFTPEISEILIDHPKVYEKVSAFFKTVMPWNAGRVRLYEGKAPLFSKHNLELQIASIYEDKVKLPSGGSIVIQRTEALVSVDVNSGGGPGVSDIEKTAFITNMEAAVETARQLRLRDLGGLIVIDFIDMRSSANRTKLKKEFLKAVKRDKARIDVGMISKFGILELSRQRLKSVTGLKLANPCPLCGGSGKLRSTEAFALSVLRVIHQVLAKAKDARAVSIGVPLDTAAFLVNRKRNDIIDLEMRFSTPINVFAEPDLLPNQYYCEFALEDRVRTESNLPQGYDARRLHAEGTSGKAEYQAKRTIETVCDEAASYLGIQEEIPPAKAEQPAAKNGGRGKRGRGRQGKPQAEPVTLAPPQSEANQPEVQPAAVLAEEVPAAEPEKAENGEGPRKRRRRRRRSRKSGAERQAALEGLNNLPQAEVAPPPAQSPAESAPAESAPAETPSGEKKSSSSRRRRRRGRRSGQEANASLQQNQSAPPAAVELAPPPPPPPVEAPPAVSAEAAPKAKKPRPARKPKKPAAGEAAAQEPPTPAKAEAGGETPKKTPSPRRRSPRKKPENTPES; from the coding sequence ATGCCGAGTCAAATGTACATAAACGTAAGGAACGAAGAGGAAAGCAGAATAGCTATCCTTGAAAACGGCCTTCTGGAAGAGCTGTCGGTAGAAACCGCCAGCGACGACACTATAGAGGGAAATATCTACAAGGGGAAAATCGACCGCGTCGTTCCGGGGCTGGAGGCCGCCTTCGTCGATTACGGCCGCGAGAAAAACGGTTTCCTCGCCTTCAGCGAGATAAACTCCGAATACTTTCAGGGCGGAGACAGAAAGCCCGAGAATCTCCTGCGCGGCCAGGAGGTGATGGTTCAGGTCAAGAAGGGGGAGATAGGCGACAAGGGCGCGGCCCTTACCACCTACGTCTCGATACCGGGCCGCTATCTTGTCCTCATGCCGCAGATATCGAAACGGGGAGTGTCAAAGCAGATTCTGGACGCGAAGATCCGCGATTCCCTCAAAAAGACCATAGACGAAGCCGGAATGCCGGAGGATATGGGCTATATCGTAAGAACCGCCGCCGGGGATCAGAACAAGGAGGAGATTCAGCGCGACGTTAGCTTCATGCTCCGCGTCTGGAAGAAAATCTCCGAAATTTACGAGAGCACCAGGCCGCCCGCCATTCTCTACCGCGAAAGCGACCTCGTCATACGCACCATCCGCGACTACTTCACTCCCGAAATCTCCGAGATACTGATCGACCACCCGAAAGTCTACGAGAAGGTCAGCGCTTTCTTCAAGACCGTCATGCCCTGGAACGCCGGGCGGGTCCGCCTTTACGAGGGCAAGGCCCCCCTCTTTTCAAAGCACAACCTCGAACTCCAGATAGCCTCGATCTACGAGGACAAAGTAAAGCTGCCCTCCGGCGGCTCCATAGTCATACAGCGCACCGAGGCTCTGGTCTCGGTGGACGTCAACTCCGGAGGGGGCCCGGGCGTCAGCGACATCGAAAAGACCGCCTTCATAACGAACATGGAAGCGGCGGTAGAGACGGCGAGGCAGCTTCGGCTCAGAGACCTCGGCGGCCTGATCGTCATCGACTTCATAGACATGAGAAGCTCAGCCAACAGGACGAAGCTGAAAAAGGAGTTTCTCAAGGCGGTCAAGCGCGACAAGGCGAGAATAGACGTCGGGATGATCTCCAAATTCGGCATTCTGGAGCTCAGCCGCCAGAGGCTCAAATCCGTCACCGGCCTCAAGCTCGCGAACCCCTGCCCGCTCTGCGGCGGCTCCGGCAAGCTGCGCTCGACGGAGGCCTTCGCCCTCTCGGTCCTTCGCGTAATCCATCAGGTGCTGGCCAAGGCGAAGGACGCGCGCGCCGTTAGCATAGGCGTTCCCCTCGATACCGCAGCCTTTCTCGTCAACAGGAAGCGCAACGACATAATCGACCTGGAGATGCGCTTTTCCACTCCGATAAACGTCTTCGCCGAGCCCGACCTTCTTCCGAACCAGTATTACTGCGAATTCGCCCTCGAAGACCGCGTCCGCACCGAGTCCAACCTGCCTCAGGGCTACGACGCCAGAAGGCTCCACGCCGAAGGAACCTCCGGGAAGGCCGAATATCAGGCGAAAAGAACCATCGAGACGGTCTGCGACGAAGCCGCCTCCTACCTCGGGATTCAGGAAGAGATACCCCCGGCGAAGGCCGAGCAGCCCGCCGCCAAAAACGGAGGGCGCGGGAAAAGAGGCAGGGGCAGGCAGGGGAAACCCCAGGCGGAACCGGTCACTCTCGCGCCGCCCCAAAGCGAAGCGAATCAGCCCGAGGTTCAGCCTGCCGCCGTTTTGGCGGAGGAAGTTCCTGCAGCGGAACCGGAAAAAGCCGAGAACGGCGAGGGGCCGAGGAAGAGAAGGCGGCGCAGGCGGCGGTCGAGGAAGTCCGGCGCCGAGCGTCAGGCCGCTCTGGAAGGGCTGAACAATCTTCCCCAGGCCGAAGTTGCCCCGCCTCCGGCCCAGTCTCCGGCTGAATCCGCCCCGGCTGAATCCGCCCCGGCGGAAACGCCTTCGGGCGAGAAAAAATCCAGTTCGAGCAGAAGGCGTCGCAGGAGAGGCAGGAGAAGCGGCCAAGAGGCAAACGCCTCCCTCCAGCAGAATCAGTCCGCGCCTCCCGCCGCAGTGGAGCTGGCTCCCCCGCCGCCGCCTCCTCCCGTGGAAGCACCTCCCGCCGTAAGCGCGGAGGCCGCCCCCAAGGCCAAAAAGCCGCGCCCCGCGCGCAAGCCTAAAAAACCCGCCGCCGGGGAGGCCGCCGCCCAGGAACCCCCCACCCCCGCAAAGGCCGAGGCCGGAGGCGAAACTCCGAAAAAAACACCGTCTCCAAGGCGCAGGAGTCCGCGGAAAAAGCCGGAAAACACGCCGGAAAGCTAG
- a CDS encoding alanine--glyoxylate aminotransferase family protein yields the protein MKKNVLLAPGPTPVPPSALLDMALPIIHHREPEFKPIFEECREGLKYLFQTQRDVIILASSGSGAMEAAVTNFLSTGDKALFVNGGKFGERWGKILKAFGCKPVEIKVAWGSAVDPKVISAALDADPEIRAVFFQASETSTAVRHPVKEIAEITKRRDNVLCVVDAITATGVFDLPMDEWGVDIVITGSQKALMLPPGLGFIAWSEKAEKFMATSNLPRFYFNLTMEKKKQAEGQTAWTPAVSLVVGLKNVLRTIKEEGLANVHKRSARLALATREAVLAMGLTLFAPGSPSDACTAVNIPSGIDGLKVKKILRESYAVTVAGGQDEAKGKIVRIAHLGYVSTFDVITAISALEMALVDAGHKMKMGAGVAKAMEILREGA from the coding sequence TTGAAAAAGAACGTCCTCTTGGCCCCGGGGCCGACGCCGGTTCCGCCTTCAGCTCTGCTGGACATGGCGCTGCCGATCATCCACCACCGCGAACCCGAATTTAAGCCGATATTCGAGGAATGCCGCGAGGGGCTGAAATACCTCTTTCAGACCCAGCGCGACGTAATCATTCTGGCTTCCTCCGGCTCCGGCGCGATGGAAGCGGCGGTGACAAATTTTCTTTCCACCGGCGACAAGGCGCTTTTCGTCAACGGCGGCAAGTTCGGCGAGCGCTGGGGCAAGATACTGAAAGCCTTCGGCTGCAAGCCCGTCGAGATAAAGGTCGCGTGGGGCTCCGCCGTAGATCCGAAGGTTATTTCGGCCGCCCTCGACGCCGATCCCGAAATACGCGCCGTCTTCTTTCAGGCCAGCGAGACCTCCACCGCGGTCCGCCACCCGGTAAAGGAGATTGCCGAGATAACCAAAAGGCGCGACAACGTTCTTTGCGTGGTGGACGCGATAACCGCCACCGGCGTTTTTGACCTGCCAATGGACGAGTGGGGCGTGGACATCGTAATCACCGGCAGCCAGAAGGCTCTCATGCTTCCCCCCGGCCTCGGCTTCATAGCGTGGAGCGAGAAGGCCGAGAAGTTCATGGCAACTTCCAACCTCCCGCGCTTTTACTTCAACCTTACGATGGAGAAAAAGAAGCAGGCCGAAGGGCAGACCGCCTGGACTCCCGCCGTTTCCCTTGTCGTCGGGCTCAAAAACGTCCTTCGCACGATAAAGGAAGAGGGACTGGCCAACGTCCACAAGCGTAGCGCCAGGCTGGCGCTGGCCACCCGCGAGGCGGTTCTGGCTATGGGACTCACCCTCTTCGCGCCCGGCAGCCCCTCCGACGCCTGTACCGCCGTCAACATCCCCTCGGGCATCGACGGGTTGAAAGTCAAGAAGATTCTTCGCGAAAGCTACGCGGTCACCGTCGCGGGCGGACAGGACGAGGCCAAGGGCAAGATCGTCCGCATCGCCCACCTCGGCTACGTCTCAACCTTTGACGTTATTACCGCGATAAGCGCCCTCGAAATGGCGCTGGTGGACGCCGGACACAAGATGAAGATGGGCGCGGGCGTCGCCAAGGCGATGGAAATTCTCAGGGAGGGTGCGTAA